Proteins from a genomic interval of Chloroflexi bacterium ADurb.Bin180:
- the arnC_4 gene encoding Undecaprenyl-phosphate 4-deoxy-4-formamido-L-arabinose transferase has protein sequence MTRSITAFFPAYNDGGTIASMVLSVLITLRQLTDDYEVIVIDDGSSDYTPEILDELATIYDRVRVIHHEKNRGYGGALRTGFASATKDLIFYTDGDAQYDARELKLLYPALVDGVDMVNGYKISRSDPWYRTVIGRIYHWTVKLAFGLKLRDVDCDFRLMRREIFDRVTLESDSGVICAEMMKKIQDAGFVIAEVPVHHYHRAYGRSQFFNFRRTFRVGLDLIRLWVKLVLKADKRARAASAPSQ, from the coding sequence ATGACCAGAAGCATCACCGCCTTCTTCCCTGCCTACAACGACGGAGGCACCATCGCCAGCATGGTGCTGTCAGTGCTGATCACCCTGAGGCAACTGACCGACGATTACGAAGTCATTGTCATCGATGACGGCAGCTCGGACTATACACCGGAGATTCTGGATGAGCTGGCCACCATCTACGACCGGGTGCGGGTGATTCATCACGAAAAGAACAGGGGTTACGGGGGCGCCCTTCGCACCGGGTTTGCCAGCGCAACCAAGGACTTGATCTTTTATACCGATGGCGATGCCCAGTACGATGCGCGCGAGCTCAAGCTCCTGTACCCAGCATTGGTTGACGGAGTGGATATGGTCAATGGGTACAAGATCAGCCGCTCTGACCCCTGGTACCGAACGGTCATCGGACGCATCTACCATTGGACGGTCAAGCTCGCCTTCGGCCTCAAGTTGCGAGACGTAGATTGCGACTTTAGGCTGATGCGGAGAGAGATCTTTGACCGGGTGACCCTCGAGTCCGACAGCGGGGTCATCTGCGCCGAAATGATGAAAAAGATCCAGGACGCCGGATTCGTCATCGCCGAGGTGCCCGTGCACCATTACCATCGCGCTTACGGCCGTTCTCAGTTCTTTAACTTCCGACGCACCTTCCGTGTCGGCCTGGATCTGATCCGGCTCTGGGTCAAACTGGTTCTCAAGGCCGACAAGAGGGCCAGGGCTGCTTCAGCCCCCTCCCAGTAA
- the fdtB_2 gene encoding dTDP-3-amino-3,6-dideoxy-alpha-D-galactopyranose transaminase: protein MEKVLFGDLKLQYRTLQPEIDEAVRSVLESGWFVLGQSVAAFEAAFATYCSAASAIGVANGTDALQLALMACGVGPGDEVITAPNSATFTALAISAVGARPAFVDIDPATYNLDPQKLADAITSSTRAIIPVHLFGQPAPMDQIMELARQRGIQVIEDAAQAHGARYNGRHVGTIGDLGCFSFYPSKNLGAYGDGGLVTSNNPELAERVRMLRHGGQKSRYDHQLLGRNSRLDELQAAILLAKLPHLEQWNERRRHIAALYTAILSDTDLALPFEASGAHHVYHLYVIRTPHRDALQKYLADRGIETAIHYPTPIHLQEAYRWLGLAPGSFPVAESLASQLLSLPIYPELTDSKVRRVAEAIRDWSTAQRRVGLEPQETR, encoded by the coding sequence ATGGAAAAGGTTCTTTTCGGTGACCTCAAGTTGCAATACCGCACGCTACAGCCCGAGATAGACGAGGCGGTTCGCTCCGTACTGGAAAGCGGCTGGTTCGTCCTCGGCCAGAGCGTAGCCGCGTTCGAAGCCGCCTTTGCCACGTATTGTAGCGCGGCGTCTGCCATCGGCGTCGCCAACGGCACAGACGCGCTACAACTGGCGTTGATGGCCTGCGGCGTCGGACCAGGCGACGAGGTGATCACCGCGCCGAACAGCGCGACCTTTACTGCTCTGGCTATCTCGGCTGTCGGCGCCAGGCCGGCCTTTGTTGACATCGACCCTGCGACTTACAACCTGGACCCACAGAAGCTGGCTGACGCGATCACTTCCTCTACGCGCGCCATCATTCCTGTGCACCTCTTTGGTCAGCCGGCTCCGATGGACCAGATCATGGAGCTGGCCAGGCAGCGGGGAATCCAGGTCATCGAGGACGCGGCTCAGGCCCATGGCGCCAGGTACAACGGCCGCCACGTCGGCACCATCGGCGACCTGGGCTGTTTCAGCTTTTACCCGAGCAAGAACCTCGGCGCCTATGGCGACGGGGGCCTGGTCACCAGCAACAACCCCGAGCTGGCGGAGAGAGTGCGGATGCTGCGCCACGGAGGTCAGAAGAGCCGCTACGATCACCAGTTGCTCGGCAGGAACAGCCGGCTCGACGAATTGCAGGCCGCCATCCTGCTGGCCAAACTTCCTCACCTGGAGCAGTGGAACGAGCGCAGGCGCCACATCGCCGCACTGTACACGGCGATTCTCAGCGACACCGATCTCGCTCTGCCCTTTGAGGCCAGCGGCGCCCACCACGTGTACCATCTTTATGTCATTCGCACGCCGCACCGAGACGCACTGCAAAAGTACCTGGCTGACCGTGGAATCGAGACAGCCATCCACTATCCGACGCCGATTCACCTGCAGGAAGCATATCGCTGGCTGGGCCTTGCTCCGGGTTCGTTCCCCGTTGCTGAGAGCCTGGCCTCACAACTCTTATCGTTGCCCATCTATCCCGAACTGACCGACTCGAAGGTTCGCCGGGTCGCGGAAGCAATTCGCGACTGGAGTACCGCACAGCGCCGGGTGGGCCTCGAACCTCAGGAGACCAGATGA
- the tlyA gene encoding Hemolysin A — MIANTGRWVNLTSPCSVPILAAMDRERLDILVHERGLAESRELARRYILAGQVTVNGRLEDKPGTRVGREAAIVVEQACQYVSRGGLKLEAALSAFAIDPTGWVVGDVGASTGGFTDCLLQKGAARVYAIDVGYGQLAWRLRLDPRVVVMERVNVRYLRELPEPLDLVTIDVSFISLRLALPPVLRLLKPAGQAIALIKPQFEAGRQQVGKGGVVRDAAVHRSVLEEMLAWAATQNLSTHGLIVSPLRGPAGNIEFLVHWSTRGETTAGSIAALVESALSHAARLQEKA; from the coding sequence ATGATAGCGAATACGGGCCGGTGGGTCAACTTGACTTCTCCCTGCTCGGTACCTATTCTAGCCGCCATGGACCGCGAGAGACTCGACATCCTGGTGCACGAGCGAGGGCTGGCCGAAAGCCGCGAACTGGCCAGACGCTACATACTGGCCGGCCAGGTAACGGTCAACGGGCGTCTGGAGGACAAACCCGGTACCCGCGTGGGCCGAGAGGCCGCCATCGTTGTCGAGCAAGCATGTCAGTATGTGAGCCGGGGCGGCCTCAAGCTCGAAGCGGCCCTGAGCGCCTTCGCTATCGACCCAACTGGCTGGGTAGTAGGGGACGTCGGTGCCTCGACTGGCGGGTTCACCGACTGCTTGCTGCAAAAGGGCGCCGCTCGCGTGTACGCCATTGATGTCGGGTACGGCCAGTTGGCATGGAGACTCAGGCTGGACCCGCGCGTGGTAGTCATGGAGCGAGTGAACGTTCGTTACCTTAGGGAGCTCCCCGAACCTCTAGACCTGGTGACCATCGACGTCTCGTTCATCTCACTCCGACTCGCGCTGCCACCGGTGCTGAGGCTCCTCAAGCCGGCCGGGCAGGCCATTGCCCTGATCAAGCCGCAGTTCGAGGCCGGCCGTCAGCAGGTCGGCAAAGGCGGAGTAGTGCGCGATGCGGCGGTCCATCGGTCAGTGCTGGAAGAGATGCTCGCCTGGGCTGCGACACAAAACCTGAGCACGCATGGCCTCATTGTCTCGCCTCTGAGGGGGCCAGCCGGCAACATTGAATTCCTCGTGCACTGGTCCACCCGCGGTGAGACGACAGCGGGCTCCATCGCCGCGCTGGTCGAATCGGCGCTCAGCCACGCCGCCAGGCTGCAAGAGAAGGCCTGA
- a CDS encoding Decaprenyl-phosphate phosphoribosyltransferase, with amino-acid sequence MLLSLFKAMRPKQWSKNVFVLAALVFDLKLLVPEFLGKSLAAFVIFCAVSSAVYLINDLADIEKDRQHPVKRNRPLASGKLSPRVAVIAALLLVGLSLPLAFWLDPEFMAIVAGYFVMMILYSFWLKQIVLIDVLTVAGGFVLRVVAGVVLVNTARFSPWLYLCMVLLALFIAISKRRHELVLLQGNANAHRSIFEDYSLPLLDDMTRMVTACTAMAYSLYTFSAPNLPQNHAMMLTTPFVYYGLFRYMYLVHIKNEGGEPEDLVLKDRPLLATVVLWGLVVVLVLYRW; translated from the coding sequence ATGCTATTGTCGTTGTTCAAAGCGATGCGCCCGAAGCAGTGGAGCAAGAACGTCTTTGTTCTGGCCGCGCTGGTATTTGATCTCAAGCTGCTGGTGCCCGAGTTCCTCGGCAAGTCGCTGGCGGCCTTCGTCATCTTTTGCGCCGTCAGCAGCGCGGTCTACCTCATCAACGACCTGGCGGACATCGAAAAGGACCGGCAGCATCCGGTGAAACGCAACCGACCGCTGGCATCTGGCAAGCTGTCGCCCCGTGTCGCCGTGATCGCGGCGCTCCTGCTGGTAGGGCTATCTCTGCCGCTGGCCTTCTGGCTCGACCCGGAGTTTATGGCCATCGTTGCCGGCTATTTCGTGATGATGATCCTTTACTCCTTCTGGCTCAAACAAATCGTTCTGATCGATGTTCTAACCGTGGCTGGCGGTTTTGTGCTGCGGGTAGTTGCCGGAGTGGTTCTGGTCAACACAGCTCGTTTTTCGCCGTGGCTGTACCTCTGTATGGTCCTCCTGGCCCTGTTCATTGCCATCAGCAAGAGGCGCCACGAGCTGGTGCTTCTGCAGGGGAATGCCAATGCGCACCGCAGCATCTTTGAGGACTATAGCCTGCCGCTGCTGGACGATATGACGCGTATGGTCACTGCCTGTACCGCCATGGCCTACTCGCTCTACACGTTCTCCGCGCCCAACCTCCCTCAGAACCATGCCATGATGCTGACCACGCCCTTTGTCTACTATGGCCTGTTCCGCTATATGTACCTGGTCCACATCAAGAACGAGGGCGGTGAGCCGGAGGATCTGGTGCTCAAAGACCGGCCCCTGCTGGCCACGGTAGTGCTGTGGGGGCTGGTGGTCGTGCTCGTCCTCTATCGGTGGTAG